The following coding sequences lie in one Pelobacter seleniigenes DSM 18267 genomic window:
- a CDS encoding NAD-glutamate dehydrogenase domain-containing protein, whose product MKVTVARKGRTSEQREQQFQDENIEQELNRLGETRMLSLNLELARILRQEIPSNILNQLSLETLVQDLVQASKFLERRDDRVKVQMVPQQEPGRYYLFANSPDANHIFFSLQEFLHRRSIHFRVVCHPILSVDRKGPVLERLAEADSELPRESFVWIELQRFPARLTEKLENAVRTVIASTVQIYQDRPAMLRQFAALNNIKGLDRYRDLYQWLQEENFIPVASRTFTYVAGAQVDAFKEDSSRALGLTDFYENPFYQDTTPVPLTAEKVFPLLGHGKDVDLEKTDLYCPLHRFERLTYLGFREELADGTFREHCFWGFYTQKSVDETSYSIPALRRRIETVQQQLKIHRDSHNYRKTVQIINSFPKIELFLMGDDELRRMLRSFTQMHRQAGVKVVIAPSASENGLTLLLIMPNEYYLPEHIERMETYVRRYFKAVRVESRLIHMASDYLSMHINLLLTQNQVQVDLIQLEQGLTRLAMPWKLKFRELLEKQFADDSFAIWDRYSKAFHQDYRTRNHPRLAVRDVRNIELLCRERKDIFDLWGPFHEQDDYYRLQYYSFKRSYLNELMPFLQNLNLDVLHEIDSDLEIGSERVHIKSFAIRLDSDKCLPFTAIKDLLIATLTALCKGEVENDYLHRLLPLTGLSWREIDVFRGYRNYYFQLGSPFTKRRVADTLVNNSKVALLLYRYFEGRFKPAAEWSDPMVREIEVLSPIRQELVTALEEVSDPNEDRILRTLFNLMDSTIRTNFYQRYQQDDYFLSFKVNSLGVIDMPAPRPLYEVYVHSATMEGIHLRGSKVSRGGIRWSDRPDDFRTEVLGLVKAQMAKNAVIVPEGSKGGFVSKLSSPDRDIMTGYVKDAYRTLMRGLLDLADNRVGNQVVRPEGIIAYDDEDPYLVVAADKGTAQLSDTANAISESYHFWLGDAFASGGSHGYDHKKLGITARGAWESVKRSFREMGHDIQSEPFTVIGIGDMSGDVFGNGMLLSRKIKLLAAFDHRHIFLDPDPDPEISFRERQRLFNLPRSSWDDYNRELISEGGGVYSRQLKEIPLSPQVAQLLGTRQGSIDVPGLIKLLLTAQIDLLWNGGIGTYVKATTETNEDAGDRANDAVRIDAVELRAKVVGEGGNLGLTQLGRIEYALQGGRINTDAIDNSAGVDTSDHEVNLKILLRELRSEGKVKDLQEGYQLLDEIEETVCQDVLRNNYTQTLALSLDQVRCQQDVDPYLELIDRLGRSGLLDRRGEFLPSRKDVSARQPGRLLRPELSVLLAYSKMFLFRSVLDSKLPESSVIHNLLLEYFPQEVVDRYRDVLPNHPLAREITATMLTNRVIDQAGGTFLQTTSRITGCSQVQVANAYLIFDSLLKGRDLRQAIYSLDNEMPAARQHELLLQLESLLSSFCSYALSNGMPIPTSEQELARIGQQLDHYSGALSSTLSSEKWQDCQDRQTCLEEEGLPRDVAFRFAVLDSLVDFLPLLCMVESSGLKLDQLARIKVLVDDKVKGAAVLELIGSVPVRDHWDRRARESLLSALQAVNVRIVQQVALEQPDSPETFFSIRRQKMRIYEELRQSLLGEDPGTFHPFTVLLRTLEGLLTS is encoded by the coding sequence ATGAAGGTGACTGTGGCCCGCAAAGGTCGTACGTCAGAGCAGAGAGAGCAGCAGTTTCAAGATGAGAATATCGAGCAGGAGCTGAACCGTCTGGGTGAAACCAGGATGCTGTCCCTCAATCTCGAGCTGGCGCGCATCCTGCGCCAGGAGATTCCGTCCAACATCCTCAACCAGCTAAGCCTGGAGACACTGGTCCAGGACCTTGTTCAGGCGAGTAAGTTTCTGGAGCGAAGGGATGACAGAGTTAAGGTCCAAATGGTTCCGCAACAGGAACCGGGCCGTTATTACCTGTTTGCCAACTCTCCCGATGCCAACCATATCTTCTTCTCTCTACAGGAATTTCTTCACCGTCGTTCAATTCATTTCCGGGTGGTTTGTCACCCGATCCTTTCCGTTGATCGCAAAGGCCCGGTGCTGGAACGTCTGGCTGAAGCGGACAGCGAGTTGCCCAGGGAATCCTTTGTCTGGATCGAGCTGCAACGCTTCCCGGCGCGCCTGACCGAAAAACTTGAAAATGCCGTACGCACCGTTATCGCTTCCACGGTGCAGATTTATCAGGATCGTCCGGCCATGCTGCGCCAGTTTGCGGCACTGAATAATATCAAAGGGTTGGACCGTTATCGTGATCTTTATCAATGGCTACAGGAAGAAAATTTCATCCCGGTGGCCAGCCGTACCTTCACCTATGTGGCCGGAGCTCAAGTCGACGCTTTCAAAGAAGACAGCTCCCGGGCGCTTGGCCTGACCGATTTTTACGAGAACCCCTTTTATCAGGATACGACACCTGTTCCGCTGACTGCGGAAAAGGTCTTCCCGTTGCTTGGCCACGGCAAAGATGTCGATCTGGAAAAAACCGACCTGTATTGCCCGCTGCATCGCTTTGAGCGACTGACCTATCTGGGCTTTCGTGAAGAGCTTGCCGACGGAACCTTTCGGGAACACTGCTTCTGGGGTTTCTACACCCAGAAAAGCGTCGATGAAACCAGCTATTCGATCCCGGCCCTGCGACGGCGTATTGAAACGGTTCAGCAACAGCTGAAAATCCATCGAGACAGCCACAATTACCGGAAAACCGTGCAGATTATCAACAGCTTCCCGAAAATTGAGCTGTTCCTGATGGGGGATGACGAACTGCGGCGGATGCTGCGTTCCTTCACCCAGATGCACCGCCAGGCCGGGGTCAAGGTGGTGATTGCGCCGAGCGCCTCCGAAAACGGACTGACCCTGTTGCTGATCATGCCCAATGAATATTATCTGCCGGAACACATCGAGCGCATGGAAACCTATGTGCGCCGTTACTTCAAGGCAGTGCGGGTCGAATCCCGATTGATTCACATGGCTTCGGACTACCTGAGCATGCATATTAATCTGCTGTTGACCCAGAACCAGGTTCAGGTTGATCTCATCCAACTGGAGCAGGGGCTGACCCGACTGGCCATGCCCTGGAAGCTGAAGTTCCGGGAACTGCTCGAAAAACAATTCGCCGACGATTCCTTTGCCATCTGGGATCGTTACAGCAAGGCCTTTCATCAGGACTATCGAACCCGTAATCACCCACGCTTAGCGGTCCGCGATGTGCGCAACATTGAACTGCTGTGCCGGGAGCGCAAGGATATCTTCGATCTCTGGGGACCTTTTCATGAGCAGGATGATTACTATCGGCTGCAGTATTACAGTTTCAAGCGCAGCTATCTGAATGAGCTGATGCCGTTTTTGCAGAATCTGAATCTGGATGTGTTGCATGAAATCGATTCTGATCTGGAGATCGGCAGCGAGCGGGTGCATATCAAAAGTTTCGCTATCCGCCTTGATTCAGACAAGTGTCTGCCGTTTACGGCGATCAAGGACCTGCTCATTGCCACCCTCACGGCACTGTGCAAGGGCGAGGTGGAGAACGACTACCTGCATCGGCTGTTGCCGCTGACCGGCCTGTCCTGGCGTGAAATTGACGTGTTCCGCGGCTATCGCAATTATTATTTCCAACTCGGCAGCCCTTTCACCAAGCGTCGGGTCGCCGACACCCTGGTCAACAACTCCAAGGTCGCCCTGCTGCTTTATCGTTACTTTGAAGGGCGCTTCAAGCCGGCAGCGGAGTGGTCCGATCCCATGGTGCGGGAAATCGAGGTTCTCTCTCCTATCCGCCAGGAACTGGTGACCGCCCTGGAAGAGGTCAGCGATCCCAACGAGGACCGGATTCTCAGAACCCTCTTCAACCTGATGGATTCAACCATCCGCACCAATTTCTATCAGCGCTACCAGCAGGATGATTATTTCCTGTCCTTCAAGGTCAATTCGCTAGGCGTTATCGATATGCCCGCGCCACGCCCCCTCTACGAAGTCTATGTCCATTCCGCCACCATGGAGGGGATCCATCTGCGCGGCAGCAAGGTGTCCCGCGGCGGTATCCGCTGGTCGGACCGGCCGGATGATTTCCGTACCGAGGTTCTCGGTCTGGTCAAGGCGCAGATGGCCAAGAACGCCGTCATCGTCCCGGAAGGCTCCAAAGGCGGGTTTGTCAGCAAACTGAGCAGTCCGGATCGCGACATCATGACCGGCTACGTCAAGGATGCTTACCGGACCCTGATGCGGGGCCTGCTCGACCTGGCCGACAACCGGGTCGGCAACCAGGTGGTGCGGCCGGAAGGGATCATCGCCTATGATGATGAGGACCCCTATCTGGTTGTCGCCGCTGACAAGGGTACGGCACAGCTCTCCGATACCGCCAACGCGATCAGCGAGTCTTATCACTTCTGGCTCGGTGATGCCTTTGCCAGTGGCGGTTCCCACGGTTATGATCACAAAAAGCTTGGTATCACTGCCCGCGGGGCTTGGGAGAGCGTCAAACGCTCGTTCCGGGAAATGGGGCACGATATTCAGAGCGAGCCTTTTACCGTTATCGGTATTGGCGATATGAGTGGGGACGTGTTCGGCAACGGTATGCTGCTGTCACGGAAAATCAAGCTGTTGGCTGCATTCGACCATCGGCATATTTTCCTCGACCCGGATCCGGACCCGGAGATCTCGTTCCGGGAACGGCAACGATTGTTCAATCTGCCGCGTTCCAGCTGGGATGATTACAATCGCGAGCTGATTTCCGAGGGTGGCGGCGTTTACTCGCGTCAGCTCAAGGAGATTCCGCTCTCTCCGCAGGTGGCTCAGCTTTTGGGAACCAGGCAGGGTAGTATTGACGTGCCCGGCCTGATCAAGCTGCTGCTCACCGCCCAGATCGACCTACTCTGGAATGGCGGGATCGGCACCTATGTCAAAGCCACGACGGAAACCAATGAAGACGCTGGCGACCGTGCTAACGATGCGGTCCGGATCGATGCGGTCGAATTGCGCGCCAAGGTGGTGGGTGAGGGGGGCAACCTCGGTCTGACCCAGCTTGGGCGGATCGAATATGCGCTGCAGGGTGGGCGGATCAATACCGACGCGATTGACAACTCCGCCGGGGTCGACACCTCCGACCATGAAGTCAACCTCAAGATCCTGCTTCGGGAACTGCGCAGCGAGGGCAAGGTTAAGGATCTGCAGGAAGGCTATCAACTGCTGGATGAAATCGAAGAGACGGTCTGCCAGGACGTGCTGCGCAACAACTACACCCAGACCCTGGCGTTGTCCCTGGATCAGGTCCGTTGTCAGCAAGACGTCGATCCGTATCTTGAGCTGATCGACCGGCTCGGCCGTTCCGGCCTGCTCGATCGCCGCGGCGAGTTTCTGCCGAGCCGGAAAGATGTCTCCGCCCGGCAGCCCGGGCGGCTGTTGCGGCCCGAGTTGTCGGTGTTGCTGGCGTACAGCAAAATGTTCCTGTTCCGGTCGGTTCTGGATTCCAAATTGCCGGAGAGCAGTGTTATCCATAATCTGCTGCTGGAGTATTTTCCCCAGGAAGTCGTTGACCGCTACCGGGATGTCCTGCCAAACCATCCCTTGGCCAGGGAAATCACTGCTACCATGCTCACCAACCGGGTTATCGACCAGGCCGGGGGCACCTTTCTCCAGACCACCAGCCGGATCACCGGTTGCAGTCAGGTGCAGGTTGCCAATGCCTACCTGATTTTCGACAGTCTTCTCAAAGGGCGCGATTTACGCCAGGCTATTTATAGTCTGGACAATGAAATGCCGGCAGCGCGGCAACATGAGCTGCTGTTGCAGCTGGAGAGCCTGCTGAGCTCGTTCTGCAGCTATGCACTGAGCAACGGTATGCCGATCCCGACCAGTGAGCAGGAGCTGGCTCGAATCGGTCAGCAGCTGGACCATTATTCCGGTGCGCTGTCAAGTACCCTCAGCAGTGAAAAATGGCAGGACTGCCAGGACCGGCAGACTTGCCTTGAAGAAGAGGGTTTGCCCCGGGATGTGGCCTTCAGGTTTGCGGTCCTCGATTCTTTGGTTGACTTCCTGCCCTTGCTCTGCATGGTCGAATCTTCGGGTCTTAAGCTGGATCAGCTGGCCAGGATTAAGGTGTTGGTCGATGATAAGGTCAAAGGTGCTGCGGTGCTTGAGCTGATCGGTTCGGTGCCGGTGCGGGACCATTGGGACCGGCGTGCCCGCGAATCGCTGCTCAGCGCATTGCAGGCGGTTAATGTGCGGATTGTCCAGCAGGTTGCTCTTGAGCAGCCGGACTCCCCGGAAACTTTTTTCAGCATCAGGCGGCAGAAAATGAGGATATATGAAGAGCTGCGCCAGAGTCTGTTAGGAGAAGACCCGGGCACCTTCCACCCCTTTACGGTGTTGTTGCGCACCCTGGAAGGGTTGTTGACCAGCTGA